In Polynucleobacter arcticus, the following proteins share a genomic window:
- a CDS encoding glycosyltransferase family 87 protein gives MLIKDWLNRSRVIAFSLGFIFLFIILTCLILSRSDFVDPNGLIVFADFRTLWSASYLVTHGRAADVYDPSVLNSIFWSLDPYRLEVNSALVDPQNIPVRFVWLYPPTYLLMMWSASLLPFATACIVYLIATFTAYVYVIKKNFSDNVMVLVLVAFPGVWMNFRLAQNGFLITALFGGALLLLPKYPRLSGAFIGALCIKPHLAMMWPVALLAIGAWQTLFSALATGLFFVGASVYFFGPELWEGWFSSLYLARQILETAQFHWNYSPSVFAFMSLLGAPLSLAYGAHIAIVILLILIVWKVWRSNASWPMRQSILVFASLLVSPYIMDYDLTLLALPIALIATQGMKYGWLPSERRMLALLWMLPILMVVLASATSFQIGPIVILVAVFTFLRRAMINQQNDC, from the coding sequence ATGTTGATAAAAGATTGGTTAAATCGTTCCCGTGTAATAGCATTTAGCTTGGGATTCATATTTCTTTTTATCATATTAACTTGCCTTATTTTAAGTCGATCGGATTTCGTCGATCCTAACGGTCTTATTGTATTTGCTGACTTTAGAACTCTTTGGTCCGCATCGTATTTAGTAACTCATGGACGTGCTGCAGATGTTTATGATCCAAGTGTCTTAAATTCAATTTTTTGGAGCTTAGATCCATATCGCCTCGAAGTGAATAGCGCTCTTGTTGATCCCCAAAACATCCCCGTGCGGTTTGTTTGGCTATACCCTCCCACTTACCTTCTTATGATGTGGTCTGCCAGTCTATTGCCTTTTGCAACTGCCTGCATTGTGTATTTAATAGCGACATTTACAGCCTATGTATATGTTATTAAAAAAAACTTTTCAGACAATGTCATGGTGCTTGTTTTAGTGGCGTTTCCAGGTGTCTGGATGAATTTTCGTCTTGCTCAAAACGGTTTTCTGATTACCGCTTTGTTTGGGGGGGCCTTATTACTGCTACCAAAATACCCACGTTTATCTGGTGCTTTTATTGGCGCATTGTGTATCAAGCCTCATTTAGCCATGATGTGGCCAGTAGCATTGTTGGCTATAGGCGCATGGCAAACCCTCTTTAGCGCCTTAGCTACAGGCCTTTTTTTCGTTGGTGCTTCAGTATATTTCTTTGGCCCGGAGCTATGGGAGGGGTGGTTCAGTAGCCTCTATTTAGCTCGTCAAATTTTAGAAACAGCTCAATTTCATTGGAACTACTCCCCTTCAGTTTTTGCATTTATGAGTCTATTAGGGGCCCCCTTAAGCCTTGCTTATGGTGCTCATATTGCGATCGTGATTTTGTTGATTTTGATTGTCTGGAAAGTTTGGCGAAGTAATGCTTCTTGGCCAATGCGACAGTCCATTTTAGTGTTTGCTTCGCTCCTTGTAAGTCCCTACATCATGGACTATGACCTAACTCTTTTGGCATTACCGATTGCCCTTATTGCGACTCAAGGTATGAAGTATGGCTGGTTACCTTCAGAAAGGCGCATGCTGGCCTTGCTATGGATGCTTCCTATTCTGATGGTGGTACTAGCATCTGCTACGTCTTTTCAAATTGGCCCAATCGTTATATTAGTAGCCGTATTTACTTTTTTACGACGAGCCATGATCAATCAACAAAATGATTGCTAA
- a CDS encoding glycosyltransferase family 2 protein has translation MLNAKRVVVVMPAFNAEKTLRQTYSEIPFDIVDEIILTDDGSSDATIAVATELNICALKHSENLGYGANQKTCYQQALNRGADIVVMLHPDYQYSPKLITAMVAMIGSGHYDAVLGSRILGGGALIGGMPVYKYISNRILTAFENLLIGSKLSEFHTGYRAWTRDLLEALPIDRCSNDFIFDNQMLAQAIYANYRIGEISCPTKYFEEASSINFYRSVIYGLGVLSTAISFRLNKMGLISTKLFEKISILN, from the coding sequence ATGCTCAACGCTAAAAGAGTGGTAGTAGTGATGCCTGCGTTCAACGCAGAAAAAACCTTAAGGCAAACCTACTCAGAAATTCCTTTTGACATAGTAGATGAAATTATATTAACTGATGATGGTAGTTCTGACGCAACCATTGCTGTTGCTACTGAATTGAATATTTGCGCCCTTAAACACTCAGAAAATTTGGGCTACGGAGCCAATCAGAAAACTTGCTATCAGCAGGCATTAAATCGTGGTGCAGATATAGTGGTGATGCTTCATCCCGACTATCAATATTCCCCTAAATTAATTACGGCCATGGTTGCAATGATTGGGTCTGGTCACTATGACGCTGTATTGGGATCCCGAATTTTGGGAGGGGGCGCTTTGATCGGTGGAATGCCTGTATACAAATATATTTCCAATCGGATCCTTACTGCATTTGAAAATTTACTGATTGGAAGTAAATTATCTGAATTCCATACTGGATATAGGGCATGGACGAGAGATTTACTGGAGGCCTTGCCAATAGATCGTTGCTCGAATGACTTTATATTTGATAATCAAATGCTAGCTCAGGCTATATATGCCAATTATCGTATTGGCGAAATTTCTTGCCCTACTAAATACTTTGAAGAAGCTTCGTCTATTAATTTCTATCGCAGTGTTATTTACGGCTTAGGAGTATTGAGTACAGCTATTTCATTTCGCCTGAACAAAATGGGATTAATCAGTACTAAGTTGTTTGAAAAAATCTCTATATTAAATTGA
- a CDS encoding DUF6311 domain-containing protein — MVYFKKQFLFLIPLVIGLAQFLLVVGPRVLDPSNIGWLEMVDTSTYYLGWEFFRNSPWTFPIGLSPSYGLEISNSIVYSDSNPLLAIIFKSVRDILPHPFQYFGIWLLACFVLQAWFGWRLMKLLSNNLWICAFGTGLLSFSLPMLWRLHQNIQHLNLVAHFLILAALYLTLNKNQNHRRILHWAFLIGFSALIHSYIAAMVMLLWLVNLLQSRSAEQITSKQFIVEYFSVIGTLIFLFWQAGYFSIATGHGAGGFGNDGFNLVSLIDSGKSDYGLWSHLLGDLPGDELGHERFNFLGLGIILLIPLSLYSLIKNYPYLMEKIKKNIFLVIMLVLLTLFSISHQVGIGSIQFKLDLLEPILRGVGGLFRASARMFWPVFYVIVFVLIALIVKQFKPRYAALILGLALAIQIIDTSSGWMAIRSRLMAEPQSTWNTPMVDPFWQIAGKHYQKLRVSPSLLATEPDWNYLGYFAATYGLQTNAAYLARIDVSAQEMIFLKHAEVMRTGNYDKDTLYIIDDVVLTEVRKNINVNEDLLIQVNGFNVLAPAWKKCAECLDFSNKK, encoded by the coding sequence ATGGTTTACTTTAAAAAACAATTTCTATTTTTAATTCCGCTTGTAATAGGTCTAGCCCAATTTCTATTAGTAGTAGGGCCTAGAGTTTTAGATCCAAGTAACATTGGTTGGCTTGAGATGGTGGATACATCTACATATTATTTAGGTTGGGAATTTTTTCGTAATTCACCATGGACTTTTCCCATTGGGTTGAGCCCATCTTATGGTTTAGAAATTAGTAATTCTATTGTTTACTCAGATTCAAATCCCTTACTAGCCATTATCTTTAAAAGTGTAAGAGATATCTTGCCTCACCCATTTCAATATTTTGGAATTTGGTTGTTAGCTTGTTTTGTTCTACAAGCATGGTTCGGGTGGAGGTTAATGAAACTGTTATCTAATAATTTATGGATTTGCGCCTTTGGAACCGGCTTACTCTCCTTTTCACTTCCGATGCTGTGGAGGTTACACCAGAATATTCAGCACTTAAATTTAGTGGCACATTTTTTGATACTGGCTGCACTATATTTAACATTAAATAAAAATCAAAATCATAGGCGCATTCTCCACTGGGCATTTTTGATTGGATTTAGCGCTCTGATTCATTCTTATATAGCAGCAATGGTAATGCTATTGTGGTTAGTTAATCTGTTGCAATCTAGAAGTGCTGAGCAGATCACCTCTAAGCAATTTATTGTTGAGTATTTTTCAGTTATCGGCACCCTCATCTTCTTGTTTTGGCAGGCTGGTTACTTTTCTATTGCTACTGGTCATGGAGCAGGCGGTTTTGGCAATGACGGGTTTAACTTAGTGTCCTTAATTGATTCCGGGAAATCAGATTATGGTCTTTGGTCTCATTTGCTGGGTGATCTTCCGGGAGATGAGCTTGGTCACGAAAGATTTAACTTCTTAGGGCTTGGCATTATTTTGCTCATCCCACTTTCTCTGTATTCACTTATCAAGAACTATCCTTATTTGATGGAGAAGATTAAGAAGAATATTTTTCTAGTCATTATGCTGGTATTGCTCACGCTATTTTCCATCTCTCATCAAGTAGGAATTGGCAGTATTCAATTTAAGCTTGATTTATTAGAGCCCATTCTAAGGGGGGTGGGCGGATTATTTAGGGCCTCGGCCCGGATGTTTTGGCCAGTGTTTTATGTCATCGTTTTTGTTCTGATAGCGCTGATTGTGAAGCAATTTAAGCCTAGATACGCTGCTTTGATATTGGGGTTGGCTCTAGCCATTCAAATCATCGATACCAGCTCGGGTTGGATGGCAATTCGGAGTAGGTTAATGGCTGAACCACAATCTACCTGGAACACCCCCATGGTTGATCCATTTTGGCAGATAGCAGGTAAGCATTATCAAAAGCTACGAGTAAGCCCATCTCTGCTGGCTACGGAGCCGGATTGGAATTACTTGGGTTATTTTGCTGCTACATATGGACTACAAACCAATGCTGCTTACTTGGCTCGGATTGATGTGTCTGCTCAAGAGATGATTTTTTTGAAACATGCTGAGGTGATGCGGACTGGCAATTACGATAAAGATACTCTATACATTATTGATGATGTAGTGCTAACAGAAGTTCGCAAAAATATAAATGTTAATGAAGATTTATTGATTCAAGTAAATGGTTTCAATGTGCTTGCCCCAGCTTGGAAGAAGTGTGCAGAGTGCCTTGACTTTAGCAATAAAAAATAA
- a CDS encoding class I SAM-dependent methyltransferase, which produces MDLKEVDILGGNIGKHWYYQSKAKALSNLISGLNSKKILDIGSGSAFFSRYILDHSDANEAWCIDISYLSESDESRAGKTLHYRKSIHEANEIELVLLMDVLEHIEDDLTFLSHYVSMVPAGTAFLISVPAFQWLWSSHDEYLEHQRRYTLSEVEKLAKMAGLEINLGCYFFGLVLPIAAVVRLFERCLKPSSGQLKSSMKSHSPLVNFSLKMICSLECTLLRHNRLAGLSVFCLARKP; this is translated from the coding sequence ATGGATCTAAAAGAGGTAGATATTCTTGGGGGAAATATAGGCAAGCATTGGTACTATCAGTCCAAAGCAAAGGCTCTATCCAATCTCATCAGTGGGCTTAATTCAAAAAAAATACTGGATATTGGCTCTGGTTCGGCCTTCTTCTCACGCTATATCTTGGATCACTCCGATGCCAATGAAGCATGGTGCATTGATATTTCCTATCTATCTGAATCAGATGAGAGTAGGGCAGGTAAAACGCTTCACTATAGAAAGTCAATTCATGAGGCCAATGAAATTGAGCTTGTGCTTTTAATGGATGTTCTTGAGCATATCGAGGATGACCTCACTTTCTTAAGTCATTATGTCTCTATGGTACCTGCTGGTACTGCATTTTTAATATCAGTACCAGCATTTCAATGGCTATGGAGTTCGCATGATGAATATCTTGAGCATCAGCGAAGATATACCTTAAGTGAAGTTGAGAAATTAGCAAAAATGGCAGGATTAGAGATAAATCTGGGGTGCTATTTCTTTGGCTTAGTTTTGCCGATAGCCGCTGTAGTTAGATTATTTGAACGATGCTTAAAACCAAGTTCTGGGCAGCTAAAGTCAAGCATGAAATCCCATTCCCCCTTGGTTAACTTCTCTCTAAAGATGATCTGTAGTCTAGAGTGCACATTGCTACGCCACAATCGGCTTGCTGGACTATCCGTTTTTTGCTTGGCTAGGAAGCCTTAG
- a CDS encoding glycosyltransferase family 2 protein, which translates to MNSRLDKHHLLLSLVVPVFNEQETIDFFIEKISSVFSQEEQLTVEMIFINDGSTDETLERLIKRQQTDQRIKIVDLSRNFGKEAALTAGLDIASGEVVVPIDVDLQDPPELILEMIQLWREGYEVVLGKRVNRSSDHWLKRVTASWFYRIHNKIASPKLPVNVGDFRLMDRCVVDAIKKLPESHRFMKGLFAWVGFKTACVDYVRPERIAGSTKFNGWKLWNFAIEGLTSFSTAPMRTWIYIGFLVAFPSFIFSIFILFRVLIFGIDVPGYASIMVAVTFLGGLQLIGIGVLGEYLGRTYMESKRRPIFLIRQIY; encoded by the coding sequence ATGAATAGCCGCCTAGATAAGCATCATTTACTGTTATCACTTGTGGTTCCTGTTTTCAACGAGCAGGAGACTATTGATTTTTTTATCGAAAAAATATCCAGTGTTTTTAGTCAGGAAGAGCAATTGACTGTTGAGATGATTTTTATCAACGATGGAAGTACTGATGAAACATTAGAGCGCCTCATCAAACGCCAACAAACAGATCAACGCATCAAAATAGTCGATTTAAGTAGAAATTTTGGTAAAGAGGCCGCTCTAACAGCAGGCCTAGATATTGCCAGCGGGGAGGTTGTTGTCCCTATTGACGTAGATCTTCAAGATCCTCCTGAACTCATTTTGGAGATGATTCAGTTATGGCGTGAGGGTTATGAAGTTGTACTGGGAAAAAGAGTCAATAGAAGTTCTGACCATTGGCTAAAACGAGTAACTGCCTCATGGTTCTATCGCATCCATAACAAAATTGCATCCCCTAAGTTGCCTGTAAATGTGGGTGACTTTCGTTTGATGGATAGGTGCGTGGTAGATGCAATCAAAAAATTACCAGAATCTCATCGCTTCATGAAGGGCTTGTTTGCGTGGGTAGGATTTAAAACGGCTTGTGTAGATTATGTAAGGCCAGAGCGTATTGCTGGCAGTACAAAATTTAATGGTTGGAAGCTATGGAATTTTGCTATTGAGGGCCTAACCAGTTTCAGTACGGCCCCAATGAGGACATGGATTTATATTGGTTTTTTGGTGGCATTTCCCTCTTTTATTTTTAGCATTTTTATATTATTCAGGGTTCTTATATTTGGTATAGACGTACCTGGCTATGCCTCAATTATGGTTGCCGTTACCTTTTTAGGGGGTTTGCAGTTAATTGGTATTGGTGTATTGGGCGAATATCTTGGAAGAACCTATATGGAATCAAAACGACGCCCGATTTTTCTAATAAGACAAATCTATTAA
- a CDS encoding type II secretion system F family protein: MLSFSSIITLAFIFWICFSGCVYFTYSYFDKQAGTRLYQVKRKDRSPIKINRLANAFYKHFIEPLVRYSFPGKEADLEKTKNKFNEAGLRSKRSLSYFFGIKTLIGTMIFLLYLFYITLSSISNPFTSASILQIAIKVLICCAAGYYLPDIFLFFYTRSRKKQLLLAFPTALDLIRVCISSGMAIDAAIARVGAEIELMNKAMSVEFNLLANDLKAGNSRAVAMQNLAKRTGLEDIKIFASMINQADRYGASISDALEVFSKDLRYKRKMEARAQAAKVQIKLTIPLITCIFPALFVVVLAPVVIAVAGMMK, encoded by the coding sequence ATGCTGAGTTTTTCTTCCATTATTACTTTAGCGTTTATTTTCTGGATATGTTTTTCAGGATGCGTTTACTTTACGTACTCGTACTTTGACAAACAGGCAGGTACACGTCTCTATCAAGTAAAGAGAAAAGACAGGAGCCCTATAAAAATTAATCGTCTTGCTAATGCATTTTATAAGCATTTTATCGAGCCCTTAGTTCGATATTCATTTCCAGGAAAAGAAGCGGATCTTGAAAAAACCAAAAATAAATTTAATGAAGCAGGTCTTCGTAGTAAAAGAAGTTTGAGCTACTTTTTTGGGATAAAAACTTTAATAGGAACCATGATATTCCTCTTGTATTTATTTTATATTACCCTGTCATCAATTTCTAATCCCTTTACCAGCGCATCAATATTGCAGATTGCAATTAAAGTTCTGATCTGTTGCGCGGCTGGGTATTATCTTCCTGATATTTTTCTTTTTTTCTACACAAGATCTCGTAAGAAACAATTACTTTTAGCGTTCCCAACGGCTCTCGACTTAATTAGAGTGTGCATTTCTTCAGGCATGGCAATTGATGCTGCTATAGCACGAGTTGGTGCTGAAATTGAGCTAATGAATAAAGCAATGTCAGTGGAATTTAATCTGCTTGCAAATGACTTGAAGGCGGGAAACTCAAGAGCCGTTGCTATGCAAAATCTTGCTAAGCGTACTGGGTTAGAAGACATCAAAATATTTGCTTCGATGATTAATCAAGCCGATCGATATGGAGCGAGTATTTCAGATGCTCTTGAAGTTTTTTCAAAAGACCTTCGGTATAAAAGAAAGATGGAAGCTCGCGCTCAGGCAGCCAAAGTTCAGATCAAACTGACAATCCCCTTAATTACCTGCATATTTCCAGCTTTATTTGTTGTTGTGCTTGCTCCGGTTGTGATTGCCGTGGCAGGAATGATGAAGTAA
- a CDS encoding type II secretion system F family protein — protein sequence MNYYYTSLLILCVFSLVLSYWAFRTFIVKDGSTNKKLESRLNRLVNDSQELKTINSIFKYRVFSKDEKIDQTLKKFLVFRTLDGMIFRSGFKFNVHDLVLTLLIIFIVSFLLFYIVTGSLFQGLIIGLLASSAPIFFIRIKNAKHRAKIEDQLPGAIEYIARSLSAGHSLNAAIQAAVADSPMPIAAQLKITFDQLNIGMPIRDVMQNLIYRIDTEDVRFFAIAIVINQETGGSLASLLSEVSRMMRARLESKVLVKTLASEGKMAAKVLGSLPLIMVSLVSFINPQYYDGLLENPNGMSIIYYTIGQVMLGFIWMRQITNIRI from the coding sequence ATGAATTATTACTACACCTCTCTATTGATCTTATGCGTCTTTAGTTTAGTGCTGTCCTACTGGGCGTTCCGAACCTTTATTGTAAAAGATGGATCGACTAATAAAAAATTAGAATCTCGTCTGAATAGATTGGTTAATGACAGCCAAGAATTAAAAACTATTAATTCTATTTTTAAATATAGGGTGTTTAGTAAAGATGAAAAAATTGATCAAACCTTGAAGAAATTTTTAGTATTTAGAACTCTTGATGGAATGATCTTTCGTTCAGGATTCAAATTCAATGTTCATGATTTAGTTTTAACTTTACTAATTATCTTTATAGTCTCTTTTTTACTTTTTTATATTGTTACAGGCTCTTTATTTCAGGGCCTTATTATCGGGCTTTTAGCTTCATCAGCACCTATTTTCTTTATCAGAATTAAAAATGCGAAACATCGAGCGAAAATTGAAGATCAACTTCCTGGAGCAATAGAGTACATAGCGCGGTCTTTAAGTGCTGGACATTCTCTCAATGCAGCAATTCAGGCGGCCGTGGCAGATTCCCCCATGCCCATTGCTGCCCAATTAAAAATCACATTTGATCAATTAAATATTGGTATGCCGATTCGTGATGTTATGCAGAATCTAATTTATCGCATTGATACTGAAGATGTCCGTTTTTTTGCAATCGCTATAGTGATTAATCAAGAGACGGGGGGTAGCCTTGCTTCTTTGTTAAGCGAGGTGTCTAGAATGATGCGGGCAAGGCTGGAATCTAAGGTGTTGGTGAAAACACTAGCATCTGAAGGAAAAATGGCGGCTAAGGTGCTAGGCTCACTACCGTTAATCATGGTGAGTTTAGTTTCATTTATCAACCCACAATATTACGACGGATTACTAGAAAATCCCAATGGCATGAGCATCATTTACTACACTATCGGACAAGTAATGCTTGGATTTATTTGGATGCGACAAATAACGAACATACGTATCTAA
- a CDS encoding CpaF family protein encodes MTSSELKEQIEEGLLLLVSSLNLVVSEADVSKLIAAIQNELIGLGPLEVLIADPSISDILINNAFNIYVERKGVLERSKIQFDNNAHLLKIIQKIASRIGRRIDESSPMVDARLPDGSRVNAIIPPLALDGPSMSIRRFSVVPLTISNLVHGGALTEQMALVLAALVKAKINILIAGGTGSGKTTLLNILSSYIPENERIITIEDAAELRLQQPHVVRLETRQSNIEGQGGIDQRSLLHNCLRMRPDRIVLGEIRGAEVLDMLQAMNTGHDGSLTTIHANSAREAVVRIENMVGMAGVSAVQKSLRQQIASAISIVIHISRLSDGQRKVTSISEIVGMEGEMISMQDIFVFNQRGISPSGAVLGEHVATGIRLRLADKLATRGATVDEHLFVASAV; translated from the coding sequence ATGACTAGCTCTGAATTAAAAGAGCAAATTGAAGAAGGTTTACTACTTTTAGTTTCAAGCCTGAATTTAGTAGTGTCTGAAGCTGATGTATCGAAGCTCATAGCCGCAATTCAAAATGAATTAATTGGTTTAGGGCCCCTTGAGGTATTGATTGCAGACCCATCCATATCAGATATCTTAATTAATAATGCCTTTAATATTTATGTAGAGAGAAAAGGCGTTCTTGAAAGATCAAAGATTCAATTTGATAACAATGCCCATTTATTAAAAATTATTCAAAAAATTGCCTCAAGAATTGGACGGCGTATTGATGAATCTAGCCCTATGGTAGATGCCCGTTTACCTGATGGTTCTCGTGTCAATGCAATTATTCCCCCTCTGGCACTTGATGGCCCATCAATGTCTATTCGTCGGTTTTCTGTCGTGCCATTAACTATATCAAATCTAGTCCACGGTGGAGCGTTAACTGAGCAAATGGCCTTAGTACTGGCCGCATTAGTCAAAGCCAAAATTAATATCTTGATCGCGGGCGGTACTGGAAGCGGTAAAACAACCTTGTTAAATATTTTGTCTAGCTATATTCCTGAAAATGAACGCATCATCACCATTGAAGATGCTGCTGAACTTCGCTTGCAGCAGCCGCACGTTGTTCGTTTAGAAACAAGACAATCCAATATCGAGGGACAAGGCGGCATCGATCAACGCTCACTATTACACAACTGCTTGCGGATGCGCCCTGATCGGATTGTGTTGGGTGAAATCCGTGGAGCTGAAGTACTAGATATGTTGCAAGCCATGAATACAGGACATGATGGATCATTAACTACGATTCACGCAAACTCAGCTCGAGAGGCAGTAGTTCGAATTGAGAATATGGTTGGTATGGCAGGTGTTTCTGCTGTTCAAAAATCGCTACGTCAACAAATTGCCTCAGCGATTTCTATCGTAATTCATATTTCTCGCTTGAGTGACGGTCAGAGAAAAGTAACCAGTATCAGTGAAATTGTTGGTATGGAAGGCGAGATGATATCGATGCAAGATATATTTGTTTTTAATCAACGAGGAATATCCCCTAGCGGTGCCGTACTTGGCGAGCATGTAGCTACAGGAATACGGCTACGGCTTGCAGATAAGCTAGCAACGCGTGGAGCCACCGTGGATGAACATTTATTTGTGGCTTCAGCAGTATGA
- a CDS encoding AAA family ATPase, whose translation MNITIITEPNFTGGVGNIHSAFLASDIVKELVREDRGLQIDQINIEYTDLLIIQNSRLIKEDLPIITSLTEASLWPAVIYISEELSNSELLELMRAGAKDVLTGTIILEELKLAIDRIRRRNKNLRGNSSGTVLAFMSSKGGAGATFLATNLGYILSSEFGCRTLIIDLHIQGGDAAFYLADETSGSSFAEIAEHESLDAMMLIAGSLKMETNFFLLEGPNDPEKGLRITPDHIDNLITVASKEFDFVILDLPHALDGITIRALDRSNLIYLITQPIMAYLRGLLTLIDLFDRLSYPHSKIRLILNRLEENSFLSATKTEALIKRGLSSTIPNDSKVAMESANLGKPITNISSKSQICISLRKIASELTGVNLNPDIKRSWVKSLFTK comes from the coding sequence ATGAATATCACCATTATTACCGAACCTAATTTCACTGGTGGAGTTGGAAATATACATTCTGCCTTTTTGGCATCAGACATAGTCAAAGAGTTGGTGCGTGAAGATCGAGGGCTGCAAATAGATCAAATTAACATAGAGTATACGGACTTACTCATCATTCAAAATAGTAGGTTAATCAAGGAAGATCTACCAATTATCACGTCGTTAACTGAGGCGTCATTGTGGCCCGCAGTAATTTATATTAGTGAAGAGTTATCTAATTCTGAGTTACTTGAGTTAATGCGAGCTGGGGCTAAGGATGTGTTAACGGGCACGATAATTCTAGAAGAATTGAAATTAGCAATCGATAGAATTCGCAGAAGAAATAAGAATTTAAGGGGAAATTCATCAGGAACAGTTCTTGCGTTCATGTCTTCCAAAGGCGGTGCGGGCGCTACTTTCCTTGCTACTAATTTAGGATACATCCTATCCTCAGAGTTTGGCTGCCGGACCTTAATTATTGATCTACATATCCAAGGTGGTGATGCAGCTTTTTATCTTGCAGATGAAACCTCAGGAAGTTCGTTTGCTGAGATTGCTGAGCATGAATCTTTAGATGCCATGATGCTGATTGCAGGATCACTGAAAATGGAAACGAATTTTTTTCTACTAGAGGGTCCAAATGATCCAGAAAAGGGTTTGCGGATTACTCCAGACCATATCGATAATTTAATTACTGTAGCCTCTAAAGAGTTTGATTTTGTTATCCTAGATTTACCACATGCTTTAGATGGAATCACCATTAGGGCTTTGGATCGGTCAAATTTAATTTATCTGATCACTCAGCCGATCATGGCTTATTTGCGAGGATTATTAACTCTTATAGATCTATTTGATAGATTGAGCTATCCGCATAGCAAGATTCGATTGATCTTAAATCGGCTCGAGGAGAATAGCTTTCTTTCGGCCACAAAGACTGAGGCTTTAATTAAGAGGGGATTAAGTTCCACAATACCCAATGACTCAAAAGTTGCCATGGAATCTGCAAATCTTGGCAAGCCCATCACAAACATTTCAAGCAAAAGTCAAATTTGTATCTCATTGCGAAAAATAGCATCAGAATTGACGGGGGTAAATTTAAATCCCGACATCAAGCGGTCTTGGGTTAAATCCCTGTTTACTAAATAA